Proteins encoded by one window of Candidatus Obscuribacter sp.:
- a CDS encoding cysteine hydrolase has protein sequence MPGKHAAPRALIVIDVQKGFDHPGWGNRNNPKAESQIKSLLACFRKLPASNKIVHVRHDSVEADSPLRPLQHGHDFKEEAIPLDGERVECKNVNSALIGTGLEQFLRDNNIKDLVLCGLTTDHCVSTTARMAANLGFNVTVVEDATATFNRTGPGGKAFLAQDVHEYALASLNHEFARIASTAQVIEETRLLVFEPLS, from the coding sequence ATGCCAGGTAAGCATGCCGCTCCGCGGGCTTTGATAGTGATTGATGTGCAAAAAGGTTTTGATCATCCCGGTTGGGGCAATCGCAACAATCCCAAAGCTGAATCACAAATTAAATCGCTGCTGGCATGTTTTCGCAAATTGCCTGCTAGCAACAAGATTGTGCATGTACGCCATGATTCAGTCGAGGCTGATTCACCGCTGCGTCCCTTGCAGCATGGTCACGATTTTAAAGAGGAGGCTATTCCTCTTGATGGCGAAAGAGTCGAATGCAAAAACGTCAACAGCGCTCTAATCGGCACTGGTCTGGAACAATTTTTGCGCGACAACAATATCAAAGATCTGGTGCTCTGCGGCTTGACCACAGATCATTGTGTCTCCACTACAGCCAGGATGGCTGCCAATCTCGGTTTTAATGTTACTGTTGTCGAAGACGCTACTGCCACATTTAACCGTACCGGTCCTGGCGGCAAAGCGTTTTTGGCTCAAGATGTGCATGAATACGCCCTGGCCAGTCTCAATCACGAATTTGCTCGCATTGCTTCAACGGCGCAGGTCATCGAGGAGACACGGCTTTTGGTCTTTGAACCCTTAAGCTAA